From the genome of Candidatus Buchananbacteria bacterium, one region includes:
- a CDS encoding class I SAM-dependent methyltransferase gives MFEVTLFLISFVVLTAGTVAILLIGASAIVIFLVGVPFVPTPKKNVTLIINQLNLKPGEVFYDLGCGDGRFLIEAEKRGAKALGFEISPWAYLRAQINIFLHHSQAKVLYKNFYHANLKDADGVFCFLMDAVMPKVEKKLLAELKPGGRIVCYGFKLPTLTPNTIINLQPNNRNSSSIYLYVKK, from the coding sequence ATGTTTGAGGTCACGCTATTTTTAATTTCTTTTGTCGTCTTGACCGCCGGCACAGTCGCAATACTTCTGATCGGCGCCAGCGCTATTGTTATTTTTCTGGTTGGGGTGCCGTTTGTGCCAACACCTAAAAAAAATGTTACACTAATTATTAATCAGCTTAACCTGAAACCCGGCGAAGTATTCTATGATCTTGGTTGCGGCGATGGCCGATTTTTAATTGAGGCGGAAAAACGCGGCGCTAAAGCTTTGGGGTTTGAAATTTCTCCTTGGGCATACCTGCGAGCCCAAATCAATATTTTTCTACATCACAGTCAGGCCAAAGTACTATACAAAAATTTTTACCACGCTAACCTGAAAGATGCCGACGGCGTTTTTTGTTTTTTAATGGATGCAGTCATGCCAAAAGTTGAAAAAAAATTATTAGCTGAACTAAAGCCAGGTGGTCGCATCGTTTGTTACGGTTTTAAGCTTCCAACACTAACCCCTAATACCATTATTAATCTACAACCAAATAATCGTAATTCAAGTAGTATTTATTTATATGTCAAAAAATAA